A part of Myxococcus landrumus genomic DNA contains:
- a CDS encoding molybdenum cofactor carrier protein: MSRERRIIGVFGSGQEEHLERVIPLARWIAEAGFDLLTGAGSGVMRAAADAFVRVVGRRGISIGIVPGTVRDGDYVPRAGYPNPGVELAIYTHLPLSGEQGTEPLSRNHINVLTPHALVSLPGGAGTASEAALCSRYGKPIILFGPAEAFRRFPADIERTDSLERVTEFIRAAIHEPARLHAH; encoded by the coding sequence ATGAGCAGGGAACGACGCATCATCGGAGTCTTCGGTTCGGGCCAGGAGGAGCACCTGGAGCGAGTCATTCCGCTGGCGCGATGGATTGCCGAGGCGGGGTTCGACCTCCTCACCGGCGCGGGCAGCGGCGTCATGCGGGCCGCGGCGGATGCCTTCGTGCGTGTCGTGGGCCGCCGAGGCATCTCCATCGGCATCGTCCCCGGCACCGTGCGGGACGGCGACTACGTGCCCCGAGCCGGTTACCCCAACCCCGGCGTGGAGCTGGCCATCTACACCCACCTGCCCCTCAGCGGCGAGCAGGGCACGGAGCCGCTCAGCCGCAACCACATCAACGTGCTCACCCCCCACGCCCTCGTCTCGCTCCCCGGCGGCGCGGGCACCGCCTCCGAGGCCGCCCTGTGCTCCCGTTACGGCAAGCCCATCATCCTCTTTGGTCCCGCGGAGGCCTTCCGCCGCTTCCCGGCCGACATCGAACGCACCGACTCACTCGAGCGTGTCACCGAGTTCATTCGCGCCGCCATCCACGAACCCGCTCGCCTCCATGCCCATTGA
- a CDS encoding endonuclease/exonuclease/phosphatase family protein, which yields MPLSLVRGPARLSVTSLLRAWLLLGLVSGVSACDGRPPPETPSPETPCPTRPCESEEVVRPEGSVRIGALNVHRLFDTVCDSGKCGGAEYEALPSPAAFEAQADQLARGIELLDADVMLLAEVETQAGLDALKARLPEFPHGVLGETGSTASVDVAVLSAFPITQVLGHRERTLVRPNGSTTRFSRELLEVHLDVKGKQVIVFAAHFRSKVDDDPGRRYAEAEATRTIMTQAAARSPRALVVLGGDLNDVPGSPPLTALELNGSLTRVAKDRPDTETWTYVYSGQRQAIDHLYIANGAAGTYVPRSFRAVREGGNGLGGSDHSAVMADFLPAP from the coding sequence ATGCCTCTCTCCCTGGTACGCGGCCCCGCCCGCCTGTCCGTGACGTCACTCCTCCGCGCCTGGCTCCTGCTGGGCCTGGTGTCCGGCGTGTCCGCCTGTGACGGGCGACCTCCCCCCGAGACGCCGAGCCCGGAGACACCGTGCCCCACCCGCCCCTGTGAGAGCGAGGAGGTCGTCCGGCCCGAGGGCAGCGTGCGCATCGGCGCGCTCAACGTCCACCGTCTCTTCGACACCGTCTGCGACTCCGGCAAATGCGGCGGCGCTGAGTACGAGGCCCTGCCCTCTCCGGCCGCCTTCGAAGCCCAGGCCGACCAGCTCGCCCGAGGCATCGAGCTGCTCGACGCGGATGTGATGCTGCTCGCGGAGGTGGAGACCCAGGCGGGGCTCGACGCGCTCAAGGCCCGTCTCCCCGAGTTCCCGCATGGCGTGCTGGGAGAGACAGGGTCCACCGCCTCCGTGGACGTGGCGGTGCTCTCCGCGTTCCCCATCACGCAGGTGCTGGGACACCGTGAGCGCACCCTCGTCCGGCCCAACGGCTCGACGACGCGCTTCTCGCGCGAGCTGCTGGAGGTCCACCTGGACGTGAAGGGCAAGCAGGTCATCGTCTTCGCGGCGCACTTCCGCTCGAAGGTGGATGACGACCCCGGCCGCCGCTACGCCGAGGCGGAGGCGACGCGGACCATCATGACCCAGGCCGCCGCGCGCTCCCCTCGAGCACTCGTGGTGCTCGGAGGAGACCTCAACGATGTCCCGGGCTCGCCGCCGCTCACGGCCCTGGAGCTCAACGGAAGCCTGACGCGCGTGGCGAAGGACCGACCCGACACCGAGACCTGGACCTATGTCTACTCCGGGCAACGGCAGGCCATCGACCACCTGTACATCGCGAACGGCGCGGCGGGGACGTACGTGCCCCGCTCGTTCCGCGCGGTGCGGGAAGGTGGCAATGGCCTGGGCGGCTCGGACCACTCAGCGGTCATGGCCGACTTCCTCCCCGCGCCGTGA
- a CDS encoding YceI family protein: MPVTAWNIDPAHSSVLFIARHMVVARVHGRFERVSGVLRVDAEQPTQGEVEVSADTASIYTGAPERDAHLRSPDFLDAEAAPKLTFRSTGMESTGGAGFRLSGELTIRNVTKPVVFEARHTATSKDPWGNTRLIYTARATLNRSDYGIRWNKTLDNGGWLVGEKVDIELDIQAVPAAS, from the coding sequence ATGCCCGTGACTGCCTGGAACATCGACCCCGCGCACTCCTCCGTCCTGTTCATCGCCCGCCACATGGTGGTGGCGCGCGTGCATGGCCGCTTCGAGCGCGTCTCCGGTGTCCTGCGCGTGGACGCGGAGCAGCCCACCCAGGGCGAGGTCGAGGTGTCCGCCGACACGGCGAGCATCTACACGGGGGCGCCAGAGCGGGATGCACATCTGCGCTCGCCGGACTTCCTCGACGCGGAGGCGGCTCCCAAGCTCACGTTCCGGAGCACGGGCATGGAGTCGACGGGAGGCGCGGGCTTCCGCTTGAGCGGTGAGCTGACCATCCGCAACGTGACGAAGCCCGTGGTCTTCGAGGCGCGCCACACGGCCACGTCGAAGGACCCGTGGGGCAACACGCGGCTCATCTACACGGCGCGCGCCACCCTCAACCGCTCCGACTACGGCATCCGCTGGAACAAGACGCTCGACAACGGAGGCTGGCTCGTCGGCGAGAAGGTGGACATCGAGCTGGACATCCAGGCCGTGCCCGCCGCGAGCTGA
- a CDS encoding AAA family ATPase: MLADIDLVLSSLRPYIPGALIRRLAHTEAHALPPVEPVRGAILVLDIAGFTPIVVGLSGEGPRGIDALQHLLRSYYTEMIDVVKSHGGDIYQFAGDSILACFEPVMDEGDVEAVTRAARCALDMQRRLSRFSRLELLGQRFGVSSRIGVGVGESHRIVLGTTGMWMHPALIGRPLEQAVAAEKRARVGEVLLSPEAWALLPDLARVGEERDGAFRLEPSVPLEARTLPAVSPPGGEELVGRCALLLHPVLFTRITSAHQELGGDFRDLTCFFLRFKTDHAPSEVEGFTRQLNAFYEYVQRESAHHGGVLLMTDFTDKGNVLYVLFGAPTALQNKEVLASKLACKILRERENFPYVRELQIGIATGHAYFGDMGSPLRKGYSALGEVVNLAARLMTYSSAVGIHIDAHTERKLQQGGFTTEFVEDATLKGVSRAVPVYRLKGEVRRSLTVKGRGSLIGRVRELGQLQLALKESRESTTGRLCVVSGEPGIGKSRLGAKVVEDAEACGARCLYGICYSYEMFTPFFPWKEVLVQLFGLHEGDDVDTLGVRLRQGLDGLEGVGPEWVPVMANLLGMAMPEDVSTAAMDARHKNQKVFHIIFQLLEKHSQATQLLLFFEDLHWADNISIDLIEYVATRFTSLKLTLLVTMRPGDSLRNVESLPSLRRLELSSLEDEDARALLRVHLRMDPPDIMLEDLLLSKVQGNPFFAESIVQGLVEGGYLGPVSPGAQRRELKRGLQTLVLPDSIQDVVLARIDLLGETEKLVVKVSSVIGRIFSLDAVAALAPGSLSRQRLRKAIDTLTNLGLILTEVEEPLTCIFKHIVIRDAAYNTLMVSAREDLHRRLARFLEARAGENPVASAGILAFHFLAGNDEVKGLEYTLLAARSARDQYANDDAVHHFNKAIEILATTVSLDPDEVLVKTRRVMQELAETLLQAGNYAGAIHMFEQCLADEDQQSRRAELHLGLGRAHQEKGESKRAIQELERAMVLMGLRLPSGLFSVVSRTLLAFVLHLLYGVFPWLARPLGPLQPLYERRLSTIIALIKIYYFKDISKLTWATFVAVCLAERTRWERGMSLASSSYGALLFGSGFLGFSKQWCLRALDFARRAKDSAAEGIALSRLATLAVFTNDLSGGTYYAEQAMALLRHVRDMWEVQTALMMLGASHFFSSRFESAEKIFVEMGKTGADLHALMHQGWAHSWVPMCRYLRGEGEVGELCAELEQGLRISIEVQDLANQCASLNHLVNVTVLEHQVEEAGLMAVRANEALWRYPVLVPFLQIGLVGAAEGALFALEQGAMAVPKETLWRIVQRCLFKARLLARRYPYLKGPALRVTARALALRKGMHAAEPLFLRAIACLEDTPNRWETGVAYYDAAVALPHRREEFLARAREIFESIGARAELRRLDRLEAEQRLVPAAADSPRAVAHLR, encoded by the coding sequence ATGTTGGCGGACATCGACCTGGTCCTATCCTCGCTGCGCCCCTACATCCCCGGCGCGCTGATTCGCCGGCTGGCGCACACGGAGGCGCATGCGCTGCCTCCGGTGGAGCCGGTGCGTGGCGCCATCCTGGTGCTGGATATCGCGGGCTTCACGCCCATCGTCGTGGGGCTGAGCGGCGAGGGGCCTCGGGGCATCGACGCGCTCCAGCACCTGCTGCGCAGCTACTACACGGAGATGATTGACGTCGTGAAGTCACACGGCGGAGACATCTACCAGTTCGCGGGTGACTCCATCCTGGCGTGCTTCGAGCCCGTCATGGATGAAGGCGACGTGGAGGCGGTGACGCGCGCGGCGCGGTGCGCGCTGGACATGCAGCGCAGGCTCTCGCGCTTCTCGCGGCTGGAGTTGTTGGGGCAGCGCTTCGGCGTGTCCTCGCGCATCGGCGTGGGCGTGGGCGAGTCGCACCGCATCGTCCTGGGCACGACGGGCATGTGGATGCACCCGGCGCTCATCGGCCGGCCGCTGGAGCAGGCCGTCGCCGCGGAGAAGCGGGCCCGGGTGGGCGAGGTCCTCCTGAGTCCGGAGGCGTGGGCGCTCCTGCCGGACCTGGCCCGGGTGGGCGAGGAGCGCGATGGGGCCTTTCGCCTGGAGCCCTCCGTGCCACTGGAGGCGCGCACGCTTCCGGCCGTCTCTCCTCCTGGAGGTGAGGAGCTGGTGGGGCGGTGCGCGCTGCTCTTGCATCCGGTCCTCTTCACGCGCATCACCAGCGCGCACCAGGAGCTGGGCGGCGACTTCCGCGACCTCACCTGTTTCTTCCTGCGCTTCAAGACGGACCATGCGCCGTCCGAGGTGGAGGGCTTCACCCGCCAGCTCAACGCCTTCTACGAGTACGTCCAGCGGGAGAGCGCGCACCACGGCGGCGTGCTCCTGATGACGGACTTCACGGACAAGGGCAACGTCCTCTACGTCCTCTTCGGCGCTCCGACGGCGCTGCAGAACAAGGAGGTGCTGGCCAGCAAGCTCGCGTGCAAGATTCTGCGCGAGCGAGAGAACTTCCCATACGTGCGCGAGCTCCAGATTGGCATCGCCACCGGGCACGCGTACTTCGGCGACATGGGCTCGCCCTTGCGCAAGGGCTACTCCGCGCTGGGCGAGGTGGTGAACCTGGCCGCGCGGCTGATGACGTACTCGAGCGCGGTGGGCATCCACATCGACGCGCACACGGAGCGCAAGCTCCAGCAGGGCGGCTTCACGACGGAGTTCGTGGAGGACGCGACGCTCAAGGGTGTCTCGCGCGCGGTGCCTGTCTACCGGCTCAAGGGCGAGGTGCGCCGCAGCCTCACCGTCAAGGGACGGGGCAGCCTCATCGGCCGTGTTCGTGAGCTGGGGCAGCTCCAGCTCGCGCTGAAGGAGTCTCGCGAGAGCACGACGGGCCGGCTGTGTGTCGTGTCGGGTGAGCCGGGCATCGGAAAGTCGCGCCTGGGCGCCAAGGTGGTGGAGGACGCGGAGGCGTGCGGCGCCCGGTGCCTCTACGGCATCTGCTACTCGTACGAGATGTTCACGCCCTTCTTCCCGTGGAAGGAGGTGCTCGTGCAGTTGTTCGGCCTGCACGAGGGCGATGACGTGGACACGCTAGGGGTGCGGCTGCGGCAGGGGCTGGACGGACTGGAGGGCGTGGGCCCGGAGTGGGTTCCGGTGATGGCCAACCTCCTGGGCATGGCCATGCCGGAGGACGTGTCCACGGCGGCGATGGACGCGCGCCACAAGAACCAGAAGGTCTTCCACATCATCTTCCAGCTCCTGGAGAAGCACTCGCAGGCGACGCAGCTGCTGCTCTTCTTCGAGGACCTCCACTGGGCCGACAACATCTCCATCGACCTCATCGAGTACGTGGCGACCCGGTTCACGTCGCTGAAGCTGACGCTGCTGGTGACGATGCGGCCGGGAGACTCGCTGCGCAACGTGGAGAGCCTGCCGTCGCTGCGCAGGTTGGAGCTGTCCAGCCTGGAGGACGAGGACGCGCGAGCGCTCCTGCGCGTCCACCTGCGCATGGACCCGCCGGACATCATGCTGGAGGACCTGCTGCTGTCGAAGGTGCAGGGCAATCCGTTCTTCGCGGAGTCCATCGTCCAGGGACTGGTGGAGGGAGGCTACCTGGGACCGGTGTCACCGGGCGCCCAGCGGCGCGAGCTCAAGCGGGGGCTCCAGACGCTGGTGCTGCCGGACTCCATCCAGGACGTGGTGCTCGCGCGCATCGACCTGTTGGGCGAGACGGAGAAGCTGGTGGTGAAGGTGTCGTCCGTCATCGGCCGCATCTTCTCGCTCGACGCGGTGGCGGCGTTGGCGCCCGGCTCGCTGTCGCGTCAGCGGCTGCGCAAGGCCATCGACACGCTGACGAACCTGGGCCTCATCCTGACGGAGGTGGAGGAGCCCCTCACCTGCATCTTCAAGCACATCGTCATCCGCGACGCGGCCTACAACACGCTGATGGTGTCGGCGCGGGAGGACCTGCACCGGCGGCTGGCGCGCTTCCTGGAGGCCCGGGCCGGAGAGAACCCGGTGGCCTCCGCGGGTATCCTCGCGTTCCACTTCCTCGCGGGCAACGACGAGGTGAAGGGCCTGGAGTACACGCTGCTGGCGGCACGCAGCGCCAGGGACCAGTACGCCAACGACGACGCCGTCCACCACTTCAACAAGGCGATTGAAATCCTGGCGACCACGGTGTCGCTGGACCCGGACGAGGTGCTGGTCAAGACGCGCCGGGTGATGCAGGAGCTGGCGGAGACGCTGCTGCAGGCGGGCAACTACGCGGGCGCCATCCACATGTTCGAGCAGTGTCTGGCGGACGAGGACCAGCAGTCGCGCCGCGCGGAGCTGCACCTGGGGCTGGGACGCGCGCACCAGGAGAAGGGCGAGTCCAAGCGGGCCATCCAGGAGCTGGAGCGGGCCATGGTGCTCATGGGGCTGAGACTGCCCAGCGGTCTGTTCTCCGTGGTGTCTCGCACGCTGCTCGCCTTTGTCCTCCACCTGCTCTACGGCGTGTTCCCCTGGCTCGCGAGGCCGCTGGGGCCCTTGCAGCCGCTGTATGAGCGGCGGCTGTCCACCATCATCGCGCTCATCAAAATCTATTACTTCAAGGACATCTCGAAGCTCACCTGGGCGACGTTCGTGGCGGTGTGCCTGGCGGAGCGCACGCGCTGGGAGCGCGGCATGAGCCTGGCGAGCAGCTCCTATGGCGCGCTGCTGTTCGGCTCGGGGTTCCTGGGCTTCTCGAAGCAGTGGTGTCTGCGGGCACTGGACTTCGCGCGCCGGGCCAAGGACTCGGCGGCGGAGGGGATTGCGCTCAGCCGGCTGGCGACGCTGGCCGTCTTCACCAACGACTTGTCGGGCGGCACGTACTACGCGGAGCAGGCCATGGCGCTGCTGCGCCACGTGCGAGACATGTGGGAGGTGCAGACGGCGCTGATGATGCTGGGCGCCAGCCACTTCTTCTCGTCGCGCTTCGAGAGCGCCGAGAAGATCTTCGTGGAGATGGGGAAGACGGGCGCGGACCTCCACGCGCTGATGCACCAGGGCTGGGCGCACTCGTGGGTGCCCATGTGCCGCTACCTGCGCGGCGAGGGCGAAGTGGGCGAGCTGTGCGCGGAGCTGGAGCAGGGGCTGCGCATCAGCATCGAAGTGCAGGACCTGGCCAACCAGTGCGCCAGCCTCAACCACCTGGTCAACGTGACGGTGCTCGAGCACCAGGTGGAGGAAGCGGGACTGATGGCGGTGCGCGCCAATGAGGCCCTGTGGCGCTATCCCGTCCTGGTGCCCTTCCTCCAGATTGGCCTGGTGGGCGCGGCGGAGGGCGCGCTGTTCGCGCTGGAGCAGGGGGCCATGGCGGTGCCGAAGGAGACGCTGTGGCGCATCGTCCAGCGGTGCCTGTTCAAGGCGCGCTTGCTGGCGCGGCGCTATCCCTACCTGAAGGGGCCCGCGCTGCGCGTGACGGCGCGCGCCCTGGCCCTGCGCAAGGGCATGCACGCGGCGGAGCCCTTGTTCCTGCGCGCCATCGCCTGCCTGGAGGACACGCCCAACCGATGGGAGACGGGCGTCGCGTATTACGACGCCGCGGTGGCGCTGCCTCACCGGCGCGAGGAGTTCCTCGCCCGCGCGCGGGAGATTTTCGAGTCGATTGGCGCGCGCGCGGAGCTGCGGCGTCTGGACCGGCTGGAGGCGGAGCAGCGACTGGTGCCGGCCGCGGCGGATTCGCCGCGCGCGGTGGCGCATCTCCGGTGA